In a genomic window of Curtobacterium sp. MCBD17_035:
- the ahcY gene encoding adenosylhomocysteinase translates to MPTDMQTALPHRVADLTLAEAGRHQIRLAEHEMPGLMALREEFGASQPLAGARIAGSLHMTVQTAVLIETLVALGARVRWASCNIFSTQDEAAAAVAVGPTGTPDAPAGVPVFAWKGETLDEYWWCTNRIFDWSAEAAAEGADWIGPNMILDDGGDATMLVHEGADAEFAGAVPEPASDAAAERLVVLRTIAESLATSPDRWTRIAAELRGVTEETTTGVHRLYELARAGVLRFPAINVNDSVTKSKFDNRYGIRHSLPDGLNRATDVLIGGKVAFVVGYGDVGKGAAEALRGQGARVIVSEVDPICALQAAMDGFQVARLESVLDQVDIVVTCTGNVDVVTVDDMLGLKHLAIVANVGHFDNEIDMAGLERLEGAERIEIKPQVHEWRLPNGRSVLVLSEGRLMNLGNATGHPSFVMSNSFTNQVLAQIELWTRPEAYPTDVYVLPKHLDEKVARLHLDALGVELTTLDARQADYIGVPVEGPYKPEHYRY, encoded by the coding sequence ATGCCCACCGACATGCAGACCGCGCTGCCCCACCGCGTCGCCGACCTGACGCTCGCCGAGGCCGGCCGACACCAGATCCGCCTCGCCGAGCACGAGATGCCCGGCCTCATGGCACTGCGCGAGGAGTTCGGTGCGTCGCAGCCGCTCGCGGGTGCGCGGATCGCGGGATCGCTCCACATGACCGTGCAGACGGCCGTGCTCATCGAGACCCTCGTCGCGCTCGGTGCCCGCGTGCGCTGGGCGAGCTGCAACATCTTCTCGACGCAGGACGAGGCGGCCGCGGCGGTCGCGGTCGGCCCCACGGGCACCCCGGACGCCCCCGCCGGTGTCCCGGTGTTCGCCTGGAAGGGCGAGACCCTCGACGAGTACTGGTGGTGCACGAACCGGATCTTCGACTGGTCGGCCGAGGCCGCGGCCGAGGGCGCCGACTGGATCGGGCCGAACATGATCCTCGACGACGGCGGCGACGCCACGATGCTCGTGCACGAGGGTGCGGACGCCGAGTTCGCCGGAGCCGTCCCCGAACCGGCGTCCGACGCCGCGGCCGAGCGTCTCGTCGTCCTCCGCACGATCGCCGAGTCGCTCGCGACCTCGCCCGACCGGTGGACCCGGATCGCGGCCGAGCTGCGCGGGGTGACCGAGGAGACCACGACGGGCGTGCACCGTCTGTACGAGCTCGCGCGCGCCGGCGTCCTCCGGTTCCCGGCCATCAACGTCAACGACTCCGTGACGAAGTCGAAGTTCGACAACCGCTACGGCATCCGGCACTCGCTGCCGGACGGCCTCAACCGGGCCACCGACGTCCTCATCGGCGGCAAGGTCGCGTTCGTCGTCGGCTACGGCGACGTCGGCAAGGGCGCGGCCGAGGCGCTCCGCGGACAGGGTGCCCGCGTCATCGTCTCCGAGGTCGACCCCATCTGCGCGCTCCAGGCGGCCATGGACGGCTTCCAGGTCGCCCGGCTCGAGTCCGTCCTCGACCAGGTCGACATCGTCGTGACCTGCACGGGCAACGTGGACGTCGTGACGGTCGACGACATGCTCGGGCTGAAGCACCTGGCGATCGTCGCGAACGTGGGCCACTTCGACAACGAGATCGACATGGCCGGACTGGAGCGGCTCGAGGGGGCGGAGCGGATCGAGATCAAGCCCCAGGTGCACGAGTGGCGCCTGCCGAACGGCCGGAGCGTCCTCGTCCTCAGCGAGGGGCGGCTCATGAACCTCGGCAACGCGACCGGCCACCCCTCGTTCGTCATGAGCAACTCGTTCACGAACCAGGTGCTGGCGCAGATCGAGCTCTGGACCCGACCCGAGGCGTACCCGACCGACGTGTACGTGCTGCCGAAGCACCTCGACGAGAAGGTCGCACGACTGCACCTGGACGCGCTCGGCGTCGAGCTGACCACGCTGGACGCCCGACAGGCCGACTACATCGGCGTGCCGGTCGAGGGCCCCTACAAGCCCGAGCACTACCGCTACTGA
- a CDS encoding LpqB family beta-propeller domain-containing protein, with the protein MTRRVLTALVATLVLVVLTACAAIPTGGAVQKGGRVEDQAPSGVDYRPNGPVKGSDQETVLRQFIDAATGAQDNYAVAREFLTTGFAQRWNPRQSVTVRQGSGTVARTGDRRLSYTMTVSATVDADGEYTQADSDATSTLTFQFRKEHGQWRISYAPGGIILSPVSFESVFQAHALYFYDPTYHYLVPEERWFLARSSTSTRIASALLAGPSEWLKGAVVTAFPEGTQLSLNAVTIESGSAQVDLTSDALKATTVEKVRMREQLTASLASVASISSVTITVEGTSLDVPDSTGTNAERDPDVDARPLVVAKNAVGNAAAGAVDQLAGIADKIRGLDPTSLEVTAAGTSAAVGTADGVDAVRSGSSAPVQVDTRSGLVAPSIDDEGFVWSAQAADPRSVVAYGLEGDAHPISSSLPDGRLVAFRVSRDATRALALIDTDEGAALYVMGVLRNSQKQPTALGAPVRVPVAAGTPVDATWQSDLEVASLGSTATGSTVTSSTIGGRSTTLNRPSGSATTIVGGASDSLLLRMTDGRVLAESGGGWDDSGVTAAVLGTQR; encoded by the coding sequence GTGACCCGGCGCGTCCTCACCGCGCTCGTCGCGACGCTCGTGCTCGTCGTGCTCACCGCCTGCGCCGCGATCCCGACCGGCGGTGCCGTGCAGAAGGGCGGCCGCGTCGAGGACCAGGCGCCGTCCGGCGTCGACTACCGCCCGAACGGGCCGGTCAAGGGCTCGGACCAGGAGACCGTCCTCCGACAGTTCATCGACGCGGCCACCGGTGCCCAGGACAACTACGCGGTGGCACGGGAGTTCCTGACGACGGGGTTCGCGCAGCGGTGGAACCCGCGGCAGAGTGTGACCGTCCGCCAGGGGAGCGGCACCGTCGCGCGCACCGGGGACCGTCGGCTCTCGTACACGATGACGGTGTCGGCCACGGTGGACGCCGACGGCGAGTACACGCAGGCCGACAGCGACGCGACGTCGACGCTGACGTTCCAGTTCCGCAAGGAACACGGGCAGTGGCGGATCAGCTACGCGCCCGGCGGGATCATCCTGTCGCCCGTCAGCTTCGAGTCGGTGTTCCAGGCGCACGCCCTGTACTTCTACGACCCGACGTACCACTACCTCGTGCCCGAGGAACGGTGGTTCCTCGCCCGGTCGTCGACGAGCACGCGGATCGCGAGCGCGCTGCTCGCCGGGCCGAGCGAGTGGCTCAAGGGAGCGGTCGTCACGGCGTTCCCCGAGGGCACGCAGCTGTCCCTCAACGCCGTGACGATCGAGAGCGGGTCCGCCCAGGTCGACCTGACGAGTGACGCGCTGAAAGCGACCACGGTCGAGAAGGTCCGGATGCGCGAGCAGCTCACCGCGAGCCTGGCGTCGGTCGCGAGCATCTCGTCCGTGACGATCACGGTCGAGGGCACGAGCCTCGACGTGCCCGACTCGACGGGCACGAACGCCGAACGCGACCCCGACGTCGACGCCCGGCCGCTCGTCGTCGCGAAGAACGCCGTCGGCAACGCAGCCGCGGGAGCCGTCGACCAACTCGCCGGCATCGCGGACAAGATCCGCGGCCTCGACCCGACGTCACTCGAGGTGACGGCGGCGGGCACCTCCGCCGCGGTCGGCACGGCGGACGGCGTGGACGCCGTCCGGTCCGGCTCGAGCGCTCCCGTGCAGGTGGACACGCGGAGCGGTCTCGTCGCGCCGTCCATCGACGACGAGGGCTTCGTGTGGTCGGCCCAGGCGGCGGACCCCCGGTCGGTCGTCGCGTACGGGCTCGAGGGCGATGCGCACCCGATCTCGTCGAGCCTGCCCGACGGCCGACTCGTCGCGTTCCGCGTGTCGCGGGACGCCACCCGGGCACTCGCGCTCATCGACACCGACGAGGGTGCCGCCCTGTACGTCATGGGCGTGCTCCGGAACTCGCAGAAGCAGCCGACCGCGCTCGGCGCACCCGTCCGGGTGCCGGTCGCCGCGGGCACCCCGGTCGACGCGACGTGGCAGAGCGACCTCGAGGTGGCGTCGCTCGGCTCCACCGCGACCGGCTCGACCGTGACGTCGTCGACCATCGGCGGGCGTTCGACGACGCTCAACCGCCCGTCCGGCTCGGCGACGACGATCGTCGGCGGTGCGTCCGACTCGCTGCTCCTGCGCATGACCGACGGCCGTGTGCTCGCCGAGAGCGGCGGTGGCTGGGACGACAGCGGCGTGACGGCGGCCGTCCTCGGCACGCAGCGGTAG
- the mtrA gene encoding MtrAB system response regulator MtrA, whose product MSPRILVVDDDQALAEMIGIVLRSEGFELEFSEDGTDALEAFQSTRPDLVLLDVMLPGVDGIEVCRRIRAESGTPIIMLTAKGDTADVVSGLENGADDYVVKPFNPKELVARIRTRLRPVASDAAVLTVGDLTVDVPGHEVRRGRTPIALTPLEFDLLRALAEKPNQVFTREMLLEQVWGYHYKADTRLVNVHVQRLRAKIEHDPDNPRIVTTVRGVGYRAGSQG is encoded by the coding sequence ATGAGCCCGCGCATCCTCGTCGTCGACGACGACCAGGCGCTCGCCGAGATGATCGGGATCGTCCTCCGGTCCGAGGGGTTCGAGCTCGAGTTCAGCGAGGACGGCACCGACGCGCTCGAGGCCTTCCAGAGCACGCGACCGGACCTCGTGCTGCTCGACGTCATGCTGCCGGGTGTCGACGGGATCGAGGTCTGTCGCCGGATCCGTGCCGAGAGCGGCACGCCGATCATCATGCTCACCGCCAAGGGCGACACCGCCGACGTCGTGTCCGGCCTCGAGAACGGTGCCGACGACTACGTGGTCAAGCCGTTCAACCCGAAGGAGCTCGTCGCGCGCATCCGCACGCGCCTGCGCCCGGTGGCGAGCGACGCGGCCGTCCTCACCGTCGGGGACCTCACGGTCGACGTCCCCGGGCACGAGGTCCGCCGCGGCCGCACCCCGATCGCACTCACCCCGCTCGAGTTCGACCTGCTGCGCGCCCTCGCCGAGAAGCCGAACCAGGTGTTCACGCGCGAGATGCTGCTCGAGCAGGTGTGGGGGTACCACTACAAGGCGGACACGCGACTGGTCAACGTCCACGTGCAGCGGCTGCGCGCCAAGATCGAGCACGACCCGGACAACCCGCGCATCGTCACCACCGTGCGCGGCGTCGGCTACCGGGCGGGCTCGCAGGGCTAG
- the secA gene encoding preprotein translocase subunit SecA, whose product MTNVLEKVLRIGEGRTLRRLKAYAEAINDLEDDFATLSDEELRDETRELRERYANGESLDDLLPEAFAAVREASKRTLGLRHFDVQLMGGAALHLGNIAEMKTGEGKTLVATTAAYLNAIASRGVHVITVNDFLASYQSELMGRVFRALGMTTGCILAGQEPAERREQYAADITYGTNNEFGFDYLRDNMAWQASDMVQRGHFFAIVDEVDSILIDEARTPLIISGPSSGEANRWFTEFATIATRLRPGVDYEVDEKKRTVGVLEPGIEKVEDYLGIDNLYESANTPLISFLNNAIKADALFKRDKDYVVMNGEVLIVDEHTGRILMGRRYNEGIHQAIEAKEGVEVKAENQTLATITLQNYFRLYKKLSGMTGTAETEAAEFMSTYKLGVVPIPTNRPMQRNDQTDLVYKNEPAKFEQVAADIEQRHENGQPVLVGTTSVEKSEYLSKLLAKRGVKHEVLNAKNHAREAAIVAQAGRLGAVTVATNMAGRGTDIMLGGNAEFLAVAEMHAKGLSPTETPDEYEAAWDDVFARVKAEVEVEAEKVRDAGGLYVLGTERHESRRIDNQLRGRSGRQGDPGESRFYLSLTDDLMRLFNSGAAESLMGRSNVPDDLAIENKLVGRAIRSAQAQVEARNAEIRKNVLKYDDVLNRQREAIYDDRRRILEGDDLHDRSQQFLESVVNEIIDSHTGEGSPDDWDLDAMWTELGTLYPVSITIDEVITEAGSRGKASRDFLGREILSDAKLAYQKREEALGDEAMRELERRVVLSVIDRRWRDHLYEMDYLKDGIGLRAMAQRDPLVEYQREGYALFQSMMGQIREESIGFLFNLEVQVQRDGETAVIDAKGLGEDSEAAGLEYSAPSIDGEVEVRDQSGRLEQAATALAQRQQAVAEAEQVPGPERGSSFGAAATASGQRGAFGQRDTAPTNRADRRAQAKKS is encoded by the coding sequence TTGACCAACGTGCTGGAGAAGGTCCTCCGCATCGGCGAAGGGCGCACGCTCCGACGCCTCAAGGCCTACGCCGAGGCGATCAACGACCTCGAGGACGACTTCGCCACCCTCAGCGACGAGGAACTGCGCGACGAGACGCGTGAGCTGCGCGAGCGGTACGCGAACGGCGAGTCCCTGGACGACCTGCTGCCCGAGGCGTTCGCCGCGGTGCGTGAGGCGTCGAAGCGCACGCTCGGGCTCCGTCACTTCGACGTCCAGCTCATGGGCGGTGCCGCGCTGCACCTCGGGAACATCGCCGAGATGAAGACCGGTGAGGGCAAGACGCTCGTCGCGACGACGGCCGCGTACCTCAACGCCATCGCCTCGCGCGGCGTGCACGTCATCACCGTCAACGACTTCCTCGCGAGCTACCAGTCCGAGCTCATGGGCCGCGTGTTCCGCGCGCTCGGCATGACCACCGGCTGCATCCTCGCGGGGCAGGAGCCCGCCGAGCGTCGCGAGCAGTACGCCGCCGACATCACGTACGGCACGAACAACGAGTTCGGCTTCGACTACCTGCGCGACAACATGGCGTGGCAGGCGTCGGACATGGTGCAGCGCGGGCACTTCTTCGCCATCGTCGACGAGGTCGACTCGATCCTCATCGACGAGGCCCGCACGCCGCTCATCATCTCCGGACCGTCCTCGGGCGAGGCCAACCGCTGGTTCACCGAGTTCGCCACGATCGCCACGCGCCTGCGTCCCGGCGTCGACTACGAGGTCGACGAGAAGAAGCGCACGGTCGGCGTGCTCGAGCCCGGGATCGAGAAGGTCGAGGACTACCTCGGCATCGACAACCTGTACGAGTCGGCCAACACCCCGCTCATCTCGTTCCTCAACAACGCGATCAAGGCCGACGCCCTGTTCAAGCGCGACAAGGACTACGTCGTCATGAACGGCGAGGTGCTCATCGTCGACGAGCACACCGGTCGCATCCTCATGGGCCGCCGGTACAACGAGGGCATCCACCAGGCGATCGAGGCGAAGGAGGGCGTCGAGGTCAAGGCGGAGAACCAGACCCTCGCCACCATCACGCTGCAGAACTACTTCCGCCTGTACAAGAAGCTCTCCGGCATGACCGGTACCGCCGAGACCGAGGCGGCGGAGTTCATGTCGACGTACAAGCTCGGCGTCGTCCCGATCCCGACGAACAGGCCGATGCAGCGCAACGACCAGACGGACCTCGTGTACAAGAACGAGCCCGCGAAGTTCGAACAGGTCGCCGCCGACATCGAGCAGCGGCACGAGAACGGCCAGCCCGTCCTCGTCGGCACGACGAGCGTCGAGAAGAGCGAGTACCTGTCCAAGCTCCTCGCCAAGCGCGGCGTGAAGCACGAGGTGCTCAACGCGAAGAACCACGCGCGCGAGGCCGCGATCGTCGCCCAGGCGGGTCGTCTCGGTGCGGTCACGGTCGCCACGAACATGGCCGGCCGCGGTACGGACATCATGCTCGGCGGCAACGCGGAGTTCCTCGCCGTCGCCGAGATGCACGCGAAGGGGTTGTCCCCGACCGAGACCCCGGATGAGTACGAGGCCGCGTGGGACGACGTGTTCGCCCGCGTCAAGGCCGAGGTCGAGGTCGAGGCCGAGAAGGTCCGCGACGCCGGTGGGCTGTACGTGCTCGGCACGGAGCGACACGAGTCCCGGCGCATCGACAACCAGCTGCGTGGTCGCTCCGGTCGACAGGGCGACCCCGGCGAGAGCCGCTTCTACCTGTCCCTCACCGACGACCTCATGCGGTTGTTCAACTCCGGCGCGGCCGAGAGCCTCATGGGCCGCTCGAACGTCCCGGACGACCTCGCGATCGAGAACAAGCTCGTCGGTCGTGCGATCCGCTCCGCGCAGGCCCAGGTCGAGGCCCGGAACGCCGAGATCCGCAAGAACGTGCTGAAGTACGACGACGTCCTGAACCGCCAGCGCGAGGCCATCTACGACGACCGGCGCCGCATCCTCGAGGGCGACGACCTGCACGACCGGTCGCAGCAGTTCCTCGAGAGCGTGGTCAACGAGATCATCGACTCGCACACGGGCGAGGGCTCCCCGGACGACTGGGACCTCGATGCGATGTGGACCGAGCTCGGGACGCTCTACCCCGTGTCGATCACCATCGACGAGGTCATCACCGAGGCCGGATCGCGGGGCAAGGCATCGCGCGACTTCCTCGGCCGCGAGATCCTGTCGGACGCCAAGCTCGCGTACCAGAAGCGCGAGGAGGCCCTCGGCGACGAGGCCATGCGCGAACTCGAGCGCCGCGTCGTCCTGTCGGTGATCGACCGACGCTGGCGCGACCACCTCTACGAGATGGACTACCTCAAGGACGGCATCGGTCTCCGCGCGATGGCTCAGCGCGACCCCCTCGTCGAGTACCAGCGCGAGGGCTACGCCCTGTTCCAGAGCATGATGGGCCAGATCCGCGAGGAGTCCATCGGGTTCCTGTTCAACCTCGAGGTCCAGGTGCAGCGTGACGGCGAGACGGCCGTCATCGACGCCAAGGGCCTCGGCGAGGACTCGGAGGCCGCCGGGCTGGAGTACTCGGCACCGTCGATCGACGGCGAGGTCGAGGTCCGTGACCAGAGCGGTCGCCTCGAGCAGGCCGCGACCGCACTCGCGCAGCGGCAGCAGGCCGTCGCCGAGGCCGAGCAGGTCCCGGGTCCCGAGCGGGGGTCGTCGTTCGGTGCTGCGGCGACGGCGTCCGGCCAGCGCGGTGCCTTCGGGCAGCGCGACACGGCGCCGACGAACCGGGCGGACCGTCGGGCGCAGGCCAAGAAGAGCTGA
- a CDS encoding metallopeptidase family protein, giving the protein MVRRRPLVTPVDRARGRSRHGRGGRSSVTGPDLAPVVTRAEAFDRIVGDTAHYLVELWPDELRGVVFQVADMPSTATAPDPADRTVPRWRIDRRPDRVTIYRIPVERLTHLPEKDDVDRRIVVETAVFRAVAELLDKDPWDLAPDRYRHL; this is encoded by the coding sequence ATGGTCCGCCGACGCCCTCTCGTGACGCCCGTCGACCGGGCCCGCGGTCGCTCGCGGCACGGCCGGGGCGGACGCTCGTCGGTCACCGGACCCGACCTCGCGCCCGTGGTCACCCGGGCCGAGGCGTTCGACCGCATCGTCGGCGACACGGCGCACTACCTGGTCGAGCTGTGGCCCGACGAACTGCGCGGCGTCGTGTTCCAGGTGGCGGACATGCCGTCGACGGCGACCGCACCCGACCCGGCGGACCGCACGGTGCCACGCTGGCGCATCGACCGACGGCCGGACCGCGTGACGATCTACCGGATCCCGGTCGAGCGGCTGACGCACCTGCCCGAGAAGGACGACGTCGACCGCCGGATCGTCGTCGAGACCGCGGTGTTCCGGGCGGTCGCGGAGCTCCTCGACAAGGACCCCTGGGACCTCGCCCCGGACCGGTACCGGCACCTCTGA
- the mtrB gene encoding MtrAB system histidine kinase MtrB, translated as MWRRTRRWIRRGWRAVAFLWRRSLLFRAVAITVLTTGLAVSVIGTAITLSITNNVYAQRRDQIEAESERATVLAQNIFDAATAAEDNNQVELETLQNEAQTSILTTTTSPGGTSIAILRTPGQSTTQTLQNIASPDFPDSVITPELRKAVAKDSGALRLQAVALEDGGRREPGLAVGSTLQIPSAGQYELYLVYDLSDAQKTLDFVSQTLSVGGVALVVLIALVTSLVVRLVVGPVRVAAETSRKIAAGRLDERIPVRGEDDIAILATSFNGMADVMSRQITQLAELSRVQQRFVSDVSHELRTPLTTIRLAGDVLFDARHAFEPAVARSSELLHTQIDRFELLLADLLEISRYDAQAVQLETEPVVPAALATDIVDEFRPLAESAGVELQVATPGGHVVVQADGRRIRRVLRNLVGNAIEHGEAKPVQVVVDSDADTVAIAVRDQGVGMPPQDVERVFDRFWRADPSRQRTIGGTGLGLAISLEDAHLHGGRIDVWSRPTVGSVFVLTLPRRAGDAVTRSVIPLPALDDLEDEPRLPAVPADGDGGPQR; from the coding sequence GTGTGGCGGCGCACCCGGCGATGGATCCGGCGGGGGTGGCGCGCCGTCGCGTTCCTCTGGCGACGGTCCCTGTTGTTCCGCGCGGTCGCCATCACGGTCCTGACGACCGGGCTCGCGGTCAGCGTCATCGGCACCGCGATCACCCTGAGCATCACGAACAACGTCTACGCCCAACGGCGGGACCAGATCGAGGCCGAGTCGGAACGTGCGACGGTCCTCGCGCAGAACATCTTCGACGCCGCCACCGCCGCCGAGGACAACAACCAGGTCGAGCTCGAGACGCTGCAGAACGAGGCGCAGACCTCGATCCTGACCACCACGACGAGCCCCGGCGGCACGAGCATCGCCATCCTCCGCACCCCGGGGCAGTCCACCACGCAGACGCTGCAGAACATCGCCAGCCCCGACTTCCCGGACTCGGTGATCACGCCCGAGTTGCGGAAGGCCGTCGCGAAGGACTCCGGTGCGCTCCGGCTGCAGGCGGTCGCGCTCGAGGACGGCGGACGACGGGAACCGGGGCTCGCGGTCGGGTCGACGCTCCAGATCCCGAGCGCCGGGCAGTACGAGCTGTACCTCGTCTACGACCTCAGCGACGCGCAGAAGACGCTGGACTTCGTGTCGCAGACGCTGTCCGTCGGCGGCGTGGCGCTCGTCGTGCTCATCGCGCTCGTCACGTCGCTCGTCGTCCGCCTCGTCGTCGGCCCGGTGCGCGTCGCGGCCGAGACGAGCCGCAAGATCGCCGCCGGCCGACTCGACGAACGCATCCCCGTGCGGGGCGAGGACGACATCGCGATCCTCGCCACGAGCTTCAACGGCATGGCCGACGTGATGAGCCGGCAGATCACCCAGCTCGCCGAGCTGTCCCGCGTGCAGCAGCGGTTCGTGTCGGACGTGTCCCACGAGCTCCGCACGCCCCTGACGACCATCCGGCTCGCGGGCGACGTCCTGTTCGACGCCCGACACGCGTTCGAACCAGCGGTGGCCCGGTCGAGCGAGCTCCTGCACACCCAGATCGACCGGTTCGAGTTGCTGCTGGCGGACCTGCTCGAGATCTCGCGGTACGACGCCCAGGCGGTGCAGCTCGAGACGGAGCCGGTCGTGCCGGCGGCGCTCGCGACCGACATCGTCGACGAGTTCCGGCCGCTCGCCGAGTCGGCCGGAGTCGAGCTGCAGGTCGCCACACCGGGCGGCCACGTCGTCGTGCAGGCCGACGGACGACGGATCCGGCGCGTGCTCCGCAACCTCGTCGGGAACGCGATCGAGCACGGCGAGGCCAAGCCGGTGCAGGTCGTGGTCGACAGCGACGCCGACACGGTCGCGATCGCCGTGCGCGACCAGGGCGTCGGGATGCCCCCGCAGGACGTCGAGCGCGTGTTCGACCGGTTCTGGCGGGCCGACCCGAGCCGACAGCGGACCATCGGCGGGACCGGCCTGGGGCTCGCGATCAGCCTCGAGGACGCACACCTGCACGGCGGGCGGATCGACGTCTGGTCGCGGCCGACGGTCGGATCGGTGTTCGTGCTGACGCTCCCGCGCCGCGCCGGCGACGCGGTGACGCGGTCGGTGATCCCGTTGCCCGCGCTCGACGACCTGGAGGACGAGCCGCGCCTCCCGGCCGTCCCCGCCGACGGCGACGGAGGGCCGCAGCGGTGA
- a CDS encoding phosphoribosyltransferase family protein, whose translation MGEREADRWRDAAIEALGVLLPVSCVVCGRDDRPVCHACLEDLAATPSCVRLVAGVRLDAPFTYRGTARALVLAFKVHGRLDVVGPLARPTVRALRGALAEAPDAVVVRVPSSRAGRRRRGFDPVVVLLRRGGFRTARVLRRVPDPRARGRRDGGQKSLSAVDRVTATVGTLRAVDVRDRAVVLVDDVVTTGVTMAEAIRAVRAAGGRVVRCVATASVEPSSPSEAGTGP comes from the coding sequence ATGGGGGAGCGGGAAGCCGACCGGTGGCGGGACGCGGCGATCGAGGCGCTCGGCGTGCTGCTGCCGGTGTCGTGCGTCGTGTGCGGGCGTGACGACCGCCCGGTGTGCCACGCGTGTCTCGAGGACCTCGCCGCGACCCCGTCGTGCGTCCGGCTCGTGGCCGGCGTCCGGCTCGACGCCCCGTTCACCTACCGGGGGACGGCCCGGGCCCTCGTGCTCGCGTTCAAGGTGCACGGACGGCTCGACGTCGTCGGACCGCTCGCCCGCCCCACCGTGCGGGCACTCCGGGGGGCGCTCGCCGAGGCGCCCGACGCGGTCGTGGTCCGGGTGCCGTCCTCGCGGGCGGGACGTCGGCGGCGGGGATTCGACCCGGTCGTCGTCCTGCTCCGTCGCGGTGGTTTCCGGACCGCTCGCGTGCTCCGACGGGTGCCGGACCCGCGGGCCCGCGGCAGGCGCGACGGCGGCCAGAAGTCGCTGTCGGCGGTGGACCGGGTGACCGCGACGGTCGGCACCCTCCGCGCGGTGGACGTGCGCGACCGCGCCGTCGTGCTCGTCGACGACGTCGTGACGACCGGGGTGACCATGGCCGAGGCGATCCGGGCGGTCCGCGCCGCGGGCGGCCGCGTGGTGCGGTGCGTGGCGACGGCGAGCGTGGAGCCGTCCTCCCCGTCGGAGGCTGGGACCGGACCCTGA
- a CDS encoding DUF3499 family protein, with protein MDVRICSKVACGAGAVATLTYDYADSMVVVGPLSIRVEPHGYDLCGRHAERLSVPRGWQVVRRAPLGRD; from the coding sequence ATGGACGTGCGGATCTGCAGCAAGGTCGCCTGCGGGGCGGGGGCCGTGGCGACCCTGACGTACGACTACGCCGACTCCATGGTCGTCGTGGGACCGCTGTCGATCCGGGTCGAGCCGCACGGGTACGACCTCTGCGGCCGGCACGCCGAACGCCTCTCGGTCCCACGGGGGTGGCAGGTGGTGCGCCGTGCGCCCCTCGGGCGCGACTGA
- the raiA gene encoding ribosome-associated translation inhibitor RaiA has translation MDISITGRNVGITDRFRAYAEEKSAKIDALADRAVAFEVRVSRHHEKSSGASGDDRVELTLIGPGPLIRAESTASDKYAAFDLAFARIAERLRRAKDRKKVHRGRHRPTSVAEAAGDGFATMDVVPADGTLIETVATGSLPVVTDEAQATDEDAYNPVVIRTKVFASSPMTVDDALYYMELVGHDFYLFIDAETERPSVVYRRKGWDYGVIALDDAAPVQQEAATVERAGVTV, from the coding sequence ATGGACATCTCGATCACGGGACGGAACGTCGGGATCACCGACCGTTTCCGCGCCTACGCCGAGGAGAAGTCCGCGAAGATCGACGCGCTCGCCGATCGTGCCGTGGCCTTCGAGGTCCGGGTCAGTCGACACCACGAGAAGAGCAGCGGGGCGAGCGGCGACGACCGCGTCGAGCTCACCCTCATCGGCCCCGGGCCGCTCATCCGCGCCGAGTCGACCGCGTCCGACAAGTACGCGGCGTTCGACCTGGCGTTCGCCCGCATCGCCGAACGGTTGCGGCGTGCGAAGGACCGCAAGAAGGTCCACCGGGGCCGTCACCGCCCGACCTCGGTCGCCGAGGCGGCGGGTGACGGGTTCGCCACGATGGACGTCGTGCCCGCCGACGGCACGCTCATCGAGACGGTCGCGACCGGCAGCCTGCCCGTCGTGACGGACGAGGCCCAGGCGACGGACGAGGACGCCTACAACCCCGTCGTCATCCGCACGAAGGTCTTCGCGTCGTCCCCGATGACCGTCGACGACGCGCTGTACTACATGGAGCTCGTCGGCCACGACTTCTACCTCTTCATCGACGCTGAGACGGAACGCCCCAGCGTCGTGTACCGCCGCAAGGGCTGGGACTACGGCGTCATCGCCCTGGACGACGCCGCACCCGTCCAGCAAGAGGCCGCGACGGTCGAACGCGCTGGCGTGACCGTCTGA